Proteins encoded within one genomic window of Pectobacterium araliae:
- a CDS encoding FMN-dependent NADH-azoreductase has protein sequence MSKVLVLKSSILAGYSQSNQLADHFTAQWQSAHPNDSITVRDLAAQPIPVLDGELVGALRPSDAVLTPRQQEALKLSDDLIAELQAHDVIVIAAPMYNFNIPTQLKNYFDLVARAGVTFRYTEQGPEGLVKGKRAIVLTSRGGIHKGTPTDLLEPYLRVFLGFLGLTDLEFVFAEGYGYGPDVAQKATEDAKTQLSQLVTA, from the coding sequence ATGAGCAAAGTATTGGTTCTGAAATCAAGTATTCTGGCAGGTTATTCTCAGTCAAACCAACTGGCCGACCACTTTACCGCACAGTGGCAATCTGCCCATCCAAACGATAGCATCACCGTACGCGACCTGGCCGCTCAACCGATTCCGGTTCTTGATGGTGAGTTAGTCGGCGCACTGCGTCCGTCTGATGCCGTCCTGACCCCACGCCAGCAGGAAGCGCTGAAATTGTCCGACGACTTAATCGCTGAATTGCAGGCACATGACGTGATCGTGATCGCTGCGCCAATGTATAATTTCAACATTCCTACCCAGTTGAAGAACTACTTCGACCTGGTGGCTCGTGCGGGTGTAACCTTCCGTTATACCGAGCAAGGTCCTGAAGGTCTGGTGAAAGGTAAACGCGCTATCGTATTAACCAGCCGTGGCGGTATTCACAAAGGCACACCAACCGACCTGCTGGAACCGTACCTGCGTGTGTTCCTGGGCTTCCTTGGTCTGACCGACCTTGAGTTCGTATTCGCAGAAGGCTACGGCTACGGTCCAGATGTGGCGCAGAAAGCAACCGAAGACGCGAAAACACAACTGTCTCAGTTGGTCACCGCATAA
- the hrpA gene encoding ATP-dependent RNA helicase HrpA, with the protein MKSPLSALSTQLSELMLRDRQRLRRRLQGAAKVSSPQAQAAIAQEIEGEIVAARQKVENRRASCPAIHYPEQLPVSQKKDEILEALRHHQVIIVAGETGSGKTTQLPKICLELGRGVHGLIGHTQPRRLAARTVADRIAAELETPLGGSVGYKVRFNDQVGDNTLVKLMTDGILLAEIQQDRLLMQYDTLIIDEAHERSLNIDFIMGYLRQLLPKRPDLKVIITSATIDPQRFSRHFNNAPIIEVSGRTYPVDVRYRPVVEDADDSERDQLQAIFDAVDELTREGPGDILVFMSGEREIRDTAEALTRLDLPHTEILPLYARLSNQEQNRVFQSHHGRRIVLATNVAETSLTVPGIRYVIDPGTARISRYSFRTKVQRLPIEPVSQASANQRKGRCGRVAAGVCIRLYSEQDFLSRPEFTDPEILRTNLASVILQMTSLGLGDIAAFPFVEAPDKRNIQDGVRLLEELGAINLAENGHYRLTPQGQQLAQLPIDPRLARMVLEARKTGCVREVMVITAALSIQDPRERPMDKKQASDEKHRRFADKDSDFLAFVNLWDYLREQQKALSSSQFRRQCRTDFLNYLRVREWQDIYTQLRQVVKELGLPVNSEPADYLSIHCSLLTGLLSHIGQKDIEKQEFSGARNARFAIFPGSGLFKKPPKWTMVAELVETSRLWGRIAARIEPEWIEPLAQHLIKRSYSDPHWEKAQGTVMAQEKVTLFGLPIVAARKVNYSQIDPTLAREMFIRHALVEGDWQTHHAFFRANLKLLAEVEDLEHKSRRRDILVDDETLFAFYDQRLPHDVVSSRHFDTWWKTASRDNADLLNFEKSMLIKDGAEKVSALDYPNFWHQGSLKLRLSYQFEPGADADGVTVHIPLPILNQVREEGFEWQIPGVRRELTIALIKSLPKPLRRNFVPAPNYAEAFLARTTPLEKGLLDALERELRLMTGVTVPREAWQWDQVPDHLKITFRVIDDKNRTQREGKDLNALKDQLKDKVQQTLSSVVDDGLEQHGLHVWSFGALPDCYEQKRGGYSVKAYPALVDEKDSVAIRLFDTPHQQQQVMRHGLRRLLLLNIPSPIKYLHEKLPNKAKLGLYFNPYGKVLDLIDDCIACAVDKLIESSGGPVWQEDAFQQLHEKVRAELNETVVEIAKQVEQILTAVFAINKRLKGRVDMAMALALSDIKNQMSGLVFRGFVTQNGWQRLPDVLRYLHAIERRLEKLAQDVHRDRAQMLKVELVQQAWQQWSNKLPAERRDDDDVKAVRWMLEELRVSYFAQQLGTPFPISDKRVLQAMEQVEG; encoded by the coding sequence GTGAAATCACCTCTCAGTGCATTATCTACGCAGTTAAGTGAGCTAATGCTTCGCGATCGGCAACGTCTGCGCCGCCGTTTGCAGGGCGCGGCGAAGGTCAGCAGCCCGCAAGCTCAGGCGGCGATCGCTCAGGAAATTGAGGGGGAAATTGTTGCGGCGCGCCAGAAAGTCGAGAATCGGCGGGCAAGCTGTCCGGCGATTCACTATCCTGAACAGCTTCCTGTTAGCCAGAAAAAAGACGAGATACTGGAGGCGCTGCGTCATCATCAGGTGATTATCGTCGCAGGTGAAACGGGATCGGGTAAGACCACGCAACTGCCGAAAATCTGTCTCGAACTGGGGCGCGGCGTGCACGGCCTGATCGGTCACACGCAGCCGCGTCGTCTGGCAGCCAGAACCGTTGCTGACCGCATTGCTGCCGAGCTGGAAACGCCACTGGGTGGCAGCGTGGGTTATAAGGTCCGGTTTAACGATCAGGTCGGTGACAATACGCTGGTCAAACTGATGACCGACGGTATTCTGCTGGCAGAAATTCAGCAGGATCGCCTGTTGATGCAGTACGACACGCTGATTATCGATGAGGCGCACGAGCGCAGCCTGAATATCGATTTTATCATGGGTTATTTGCGACAGCTGTTGCCAAAACGCCCTGATTTAAAAGTAATTATTACGTCGGCAACCATCGATCCGCAGCGTTTCTCTCGCCACTTTAATAATGCACCGATCATCGAAGTGTCCGGCAGGACGTATCCGGTAGATGTCCGTTACCGTCCGGTGGTGGAAGACGCTGACGACAGCGAGCGCGATCAGCTACAGGCCATTTTTGATGCGGTCGATGAACTGACGCGCGAAGGGCCGGGTGATATTCTGGTCTTCATGAGCGGCGAACGTGAAATCCGCGATACCGCAGAGGCGCTGACCCGTCTGGATTTGCCGCATACCGAAATTTTGCCGTTGTATGCCCGTTTGTCGAATCAGGAACAGAACCGCGTCTTTCAGTCACACCATGGGCGCCGCATTGTGCTGGCGACCAACGTGGCGGAAACCTCACTCACCGTCCCAGGGATTCGTTACGTGATCGATCCAGGTACGGCGCGTATCAGCCGCTATAGCTTCCGCACCAAGGTACAGCGCTTGCCGATTGAACCTGTCTCTCAGGCGTCGGCGAATCAGCGTAAAGGACGCTGTGGCCGTGTCGCCGCTGGGGTGTGTATCCGCCTCTATTCCGAACAGGATTTCCTGTCTCGACCTGAATTTACCGATCCCGAAATTCTTCGCACCAATCTGGCTTCCGTTATTTTGCAAATGACGTCGTTGGGGCTAGGTGATATCGCCGCGTTCCCGTTTGTTGAAGCACCGGATAAGCGCAATATTCAGGACGGCGTGCGGTTGCTGGAAGAGTTAGGCGCAATTAATCTGGCGGAGAATGGACATTATCGCCTGACGCCGCAGGGGCAACAGCTGGCGCAATTGCCGATCGATCCACGTTTGGCGCGAATGGTGCTGGAAGCGCGTAAAACCGGCTGTGTGCGTGAGGTGATGGTGATCACTGCCGCGCTGTCGATTCAGGACCCGCGTGAAAGGCCGATGGATAAGAAGCAGGCGTCGGATGAAAAACATCGTCGCTTTGCCGATAAAGACTCTGATTTTCTGGCCTTCGTCAATCTGTGGGACTATCTGCGTGAACAGCAGAAGGCGCTGTCTTCCAGCCAATTCCGCCGTCAGTGTCGTACCGATTTTCTTAACTACCTGCGCGTGCGTGAATGGCAGGATATCTACACGCAGCTGCGTCAGGTAGTGAAAGAATTAGGGCTGCCGGTCAACAGTGAACCGGCCGATTATCTGAGCATTCACTGCTCGTTGCTCACTGGCTTGTTGTCGCATATCGGACAGAAAGATATTGAGAAACAAGAATTCAGCGGTGCGCGTAACGCCCGGTTTGCGATTTTCCCTGGCTCTGGGTTATTCAAAAAACCGCCAAAATGGACGATGGTGGCTGAACTGGTGGAAACCAGCCGCCTGTGGGGACGCATTGCCGCGCGTATTGAACCCGAATGGATCGAGCCGCTGGCTCAGCACCTGATTAAGCGGAGCTACAGCGATCCTCACTGGGAGAAAGCGCAGGGCACGGTGATGGCGCAGGAGAAGGTGACGCTCTTCGGGCTGCCGATTGTCGCGGCACGCAAGGTGAATTACAGCCAAATCGATCCGACGCTGGCACGAGAGATGTTCATCCGCCACGCGCTGGTGGAAGGCGATTGGCAAACGCATCACGCTTTTTTCCGCGCCAACCTCAAACTGTTAGCGGAGGTGGAAGATTTAGAACATAAATCACGCCGCCGCGACATTTTGGTGGATGACGAAACACTGTTCGCTTTCTATGACCAGCGCTTGCCGCACGATGTAGTGTCGTCACGTCATTTTGATACATGGTGGAAAACGGCCAGCCGGGATAACGCCGACCTGCTTAATTTTGAAAAGAGCATGTTGATCAAAGACGGCGCGGAGAAGGTGAGTGCGCTGGATTACCCGAATTTCTGGCATCAGGGCAGCCTGAAATTACGCTTGTCCTATCAGTTTGAACCGGGCGCGGATGCGGATGGCGTAACGGTGCACATTCCGCTGCCTATTCTCAATCAGGTACGTGAAGAGGGCTTTGAATGGCAGATTCCCGGCGTGCGACGCGAACTGACGATTGCGCTGATTAAATCGTTGCCCAAGCCGTTACGCCGTAACTTTGTCCCTGCGCCGAACTATGCCGAGGCGTTTCTGGCGCGTACCACGCCCTTAGAGAAAGGGTTATTGGATGCGCTGGAACGAGAACTGCGGTTGATGACGGGTGTGACGGTGCCGCGTGAGGCGTGGCAGTGGGATCAGGTGCCCGATCATCTGAAAATCACGTTCCGTGTCATCGATGACAAGAATCGTACGCAGCGCGAAGGTAAAGACCTCAACGCGCTGAAAGATCAGCTCAAGGATAAAGTCCAGCAAACGCTGTCATCCGTGGTGGATGATGGTTTGGAGCAGCACGGTCTGCACGTCTGGAGCTTCGGTGCGCTGCCGGATTGTTATGAGCAGAAACGAGGCGGCTACTCTGTCAAAGCTTATCCTGCATTAGTGGATGAAAAAGATAGCGTGGCGATTCGCTTATTTGATACGCCACACCAGCAGCAACAGGTTATGCGGCACGGGTTACGCCGTCTGTTACTGCTGAATATTCCATCGCCGATCAAATATTTGCATGAAAAATTACCAAACAAGGCAAAGCTCGGTCTCTATTTCAATCCGTACGGCAAAGTGCTGGATCTCATCGATGATTGTATCGCCTGTGCGGTAGACAAACTGATTGAGTCATCAGGCGGTCCGGTCTGGCAGGAAGACGCTTTCCAGCAGTTGCATGAAAAAGTACGCGCAGAGTTGAACGAAACGGTGGTAGAGATCGCCAAGCAGGTTGAGCAAATCTTAACGGCGGTCTTCGCCATCAACAAGCGTCTGAAAGGGCGTGTAGACATGGCGATGGCACTGGCATTAAGTGATATCAAGAACCAAATGAGCGGTTTAGTGTTCCGTGGTTTTGTGACCCAAAACGGTTGGCAACGTCTGCCGGATGTGTTGCGTTATCTGCATGCGATAGAGCGCCGTCTGGAGAAATTGGCGCAGGATGTCCACCGTGACAGAGCGCAAATGTTGAAAGTTGAACTGGTTCAACAGGCATGGCAGCAGTGGTCGAATAAATTGCCTGCGGAGCGACGCGACGATGATGATGTGAAAGCGGTGCGCTGGATGCTTGAGGAACTGCGCGTCAGTTACTTTGCTCAACAGCTAGGGACACCATTCCCGATCTCGGATAAGCGCGTATTACAGGCGATGGAGCAGGTGGAAGGGTAA
- the folM gene encoding dihydromonapterin reductase: MTTFSSAPVLITGGARRIGLALARSFLAQSTPVIISYRTPYPELETLRQDGAICLAADFSTTENIYAFAEHVQSLTPQLRAIIHNASSWAPEKPGTPLEQTLSDMLQIHVYAPYLLNQLLEPCLRGQGIAGADIIHLTDYVVEKGSEKHIAYAASKAALDNMTRSFSRKLAPDVKVNAIAPSLILFQEQDDNDYRQQALEKSLMKIAPGEEEIVQLVDYLFKSRYVTGKTLGVDGGRALR; encoded by the coding sequence GTGACAACGTTTTCTTCTGCTCCCGTGTTAATTACCGGCGGCGCGCGGCGTATTGGGCTGGCGCTGGCGCGTTCGTTTCTGGCACAGTCGACCCCGGTCATCATCAGCTACCGCACACCTTACCCCGAACTAGAGACGCTACGGCAAGACGGCGCAATTTGCCTGGCCGCTGATTTTTCCACCACGGAAAATATCTATGCGTTTGCGGAGCACGTTCAATCGCTTACGCCGCAGCTACGCGCCATTATTCACAACGCCAGCAGTTGGGCACCAGAAAAGCCCGGCACGCCATTAGAGCAGACACTGAGCGATATGCTGCAAATTCATGTTTATGCCCCCTATTTACTCAACCAACTGCTGGAACCTTGCCTGCGCGGGCAAGGTATTGCGGGAGCGGATATTATTCACCTGACAGATTACGTGGTAGAAAAAGGCAGCGAGAAACATATCGCTTATGCTGCCAGCAAAGCCGCGTTGGATAACATGACGCGATCATTTTCCCGCAAGCTGGCACCGGACGTGAAAGTAAACGCCATCGCCCCCAGTTTAATCCTGTTTCAGGAACAGGATGACAACGACTATCGCCAGCAGGCGCTGGAAAAATCCTTGATGAAAATTGCGCCCGGCGAAGAGGAAATAGTCCAACTAGTGGACTATTTGTTCAAGAGCCGCTATGTCACTGGGAAGACGCTGGGTGTTGATGGCGGGCGGGCCTTACGTTAA
- the rstB gene encoding two-component system sensor histidine kinase RstB, which produces MRKLFVQFFLLLFACFVVMTLLVGLVYKVTAERAGRQSMDDLMKSSLYLIRNELRAIPPREWHKTISQLDLNLSFKLHIEPVSKYTLSAKNRQRLNQGEIIALDDEYTFIQRIPRSHYVLAVGPIPYLFFLHEMRLLDLLLVMLIGLSLALPVFLWMRPHWQAMLKLENAAQRLGNGHLEERIHFDSTSSLFRLGVAFNRMADNLNQLINSKKQLIDNIAHELRTPLVRLRYRLAMSDNLTEDEQQALNRDIGQLEALIDELLTYARLDRPQVTLHLADIDIPSWLQAKVDDFRLIHPDKQISLEMPLSAQIGALDLRLMERVLNNLIGNGLRFCHRQLRISLTSDAAHIACLQVEDDGPGIAPESRESIFEPFIRLEAGIENSSGGCGLGLAIVHAIARAYEGSITVDESALGGARFRFCWPVKTATTQAAIAIQP; this is translated from the coding sequence ATGAGAAAACTGTTCGTCCAGTTTTTTCTCTTGCTGTTCGCCTGCTTTGTCGTCATGACACTACTGGTCGGGCTGGTCTATAAAGTCACCGCTGAACGTGCCGGGCGTCAGTCCATGGACGACCTAATGAAAAGTTCGCTGTACCTCATTCGCAATGAGCTACGCGCGATCCCTCCCCGCGAGTGGCATAAAACCATCAGCCAGCTCGACTTAAACCTCTCGTTCAAGTTGCATATCGAACCCGTGAGCAAATATACGCTCAGCGCCAAGAATCGGCAGCGTCTGAATCAGGGGGAGATTATCGCGCTGGATGACGAGTACACATTCATCCAACGTATCCCCCGGAGCCACTACGTTCTCGCCGTCGGCCCTATTCCTTATTTGTTCTTCCTGCACGAAATGCGGCTGCTGGATTTGCTGCTGGTGATGCTGATCGGGCTGTCGCTAGCGTTGCCGGTTTTCTTGTGGATGCGGCCACATTGGCAAGCCATGCTAAAACTGGAAAATGCCGCGCAGCGTTTAGGGAATGGTCATCTGGAGGAACGTATTCACTTTGATAGCACGTCAAGCCTGTTTCGGCTCGGCGTCGCCTTCAACCGGATGGCTGATAACCTGAACCAACTCATCAACAGTAAAAAGCAATTGATTGACAATATCGCGCATGAACTGCGTACACCGCTGGTCAGGCTGCGCTATCGTCTGGCGATGAGCGACAACCTGACGGAAGACGAGCAGCAGGCATTAAATCGAGACATTGGTCAACTTGAAGCGCTGATTGACGAACTGCTGACGTATGCCAGGCTCGATCGCCCACAGGTCACGCTGCATCTTGCTGATATTGATATTCCTTCATGGTTACAGGCAAAAGTTGACGATTTTCGTCTTATTCATCCTGACAAACAGATTTCACTGGAAATGCCCCTTTCGGCACAAATTGGTGCGCTTGATTTACGCCTGATGGAACGAGTCCTGAATAACCTGATCGGCAATGGGTTACGCTTCTGCCACCGCCAACTGCGTATCAGCCTGACGTCCGATGCCGCACATATCGCCTGTCTGCAAGTCGAAGATGACGGACCGGGTATTGCACCAGAAAGCCGCGAAAGCATTTTTGAGCCGTTTATTCGTCTGGAAGCGGGGATCGAGAACAGCAGCGGTGGATGTGGGCTCGGATTAGCGATTGTTCATGCCATCGCGCGGGCTTACGAAGGCAGCATTACCGTGGATGAAAGCGCGCTCGGCGGTGCCCGTTTCCGTTTTTGCTGGCCGGTAAAAACCGCGACAACACAGGCCGCCATCGCCATTCAGCCTTAA
- the rstA gene encoding two-component system response regulator RstA, whose translation MHKIVFIEDDTEVGKLIAAYLGKHDIDVQVEARGDQAQAFIEQQQPDLVLLDIMLPGKDGMTICRELRPQYSGPIVLLTSLDSDMNHILALEMGADDYILKTTPPAVLLARLRLHLRQYATAPQPVAENTAPAALQVHKSLHFGLLCIDPVNREVTLGQEHIVLSTADFDLLWQLATHAGHIMDRDALLKNLRGVTYDGMDRSIDVAISRLRKKLYDNPLEPFRIKTVRNKGYLFAPNTWESVTL comes from the coding sequence ATGCATAAGATTGTTTTTATAGAAGATGATACCGAGGTGGGAAAATTGATCGCGGCCTACCTCGGCAAGCATGACATTGATGTTCAGGTTGAAGCTCGCGGCGATCAGGCTCAAGCCTTCATTGAACAGCAGCAGCCCGACCTTGTGCTGCTGGACATTATGCTACCCGGCAAAGACGGGATGACCATCTGTCGGGAGTTGCGACCACAGTACAGTGGCCCGATTGTGCTGCTGACATCGCTGGACAGCGATATGAATCATATTCTGGCACTGGAAATGGGTGCCGATGATTACATTCTGAAAACCACGCCACCCGCCGTCTTGCTCGCCCGCCTGCGCCTGCATTTGCGGCAATATGCCACCGCGCCACAGCCTGTGGCAGAAAATACCGCGCCCGCAGCGTTGCAGGTGCATAAATCACTGCACTTCGGCCTGCTCTGTATCGACCCGGTCAACCGGGAAGTGACATTAGGACAAGAGCACATCGTGTTATCCACCGCAGATTTCGATCTCCTCTGGCAGTTGGCGACCCATGCTGGCCACATTATGGATCGGGATGCATTGCTGAAAAATCTGCGCGGCGTGACCTACGACGGCATGGATCGCAGTATTGATGTGGCAATTTCCCGCCTGCGTAAAAAACTATACGACAACCCGCTGGAGCCATTTCGTATCAAAACCGTGCGTAACAAAGGCTATCTGTTTGCCCCCAATACCTGGGAGAGCGTGACGCTATGA
- a CDS encoding type 1 fimbrial protein: protein MIKILQPSALLLCMMAATPYTFASSSSSTGIIRFVGAIVEPVCDVTALSSNVTVSCARQGEVQTLQVKNGLHTLPQGIGSVSSKNLSSQVRIVTVSYE, encoded by the coding sequence ATGATAAAAATCCTGCAACCATCAGCCCTATTGCTCTGCATGATGGCTGCCACACCATATACCTTCGCCTCATCATCTTCATCGACAGGTATCATTCGCTTTGTGGGTGCCATCGTCGAACCCGTCTGCGATGTTACCGCACTGTCAAGCAATGTGACCGTCAGTTGCGCACGACAAGGGGAAGTGCAAACGCTGCAAGTTAAAAACGGTTTGCATACGTTGCCACAAGGCATCGGTTCTGTGAGTTCAAAGAACCTGAGTTCACAGGTACGTATCGTGACGGTGAGTTACGAATAA
- a CDS encoding sensor domain-containing phosphodiesterase, which yields MLKHLNHDEKKRMQTLDELQKSDISQDDILHKLTKLACELLETPTALVTLTGTHSLHIKAKNHFPLDDMDKIGSFDHFIVQTGQHFVCPDATQDNRFNDSPYVTGKPFIRFYAGVPLKTKEGYSIGTFCVIDYVPRTFSKIQLRLLHDLAAIALVLIEYRNAIGLIDGVTLLPNRQRLIDDISHITDIHERYLLILIDTIDISYAYEMGCALGMPTVEGLLKDIGTFLRLSLSSSDSLYCAAVGRFALLVKADKKAQILAELDACAERIHESIASHIPLKLEFFVGYTEFQVPTSEPQRILRESMSALRVAITKNIRQFAYEPEADKAQQIAFTLLNELADVVQNNKPGLYLVYQPKLSIKTNTVIGAEALIRWRHPELGEIYPDQFIPLAEGTTLMRPLTDWVTRQAASQVKQWRQEGVNFPVSINVSARNFSENDFIPRLVAILDSHGLTPQDIDIECVETQKIIESAETLATIQTLKQMGFTIALDDFGTGYSNLSYLRNIPSTVIKLDKSLIKDIKTDRKSRVIVQSIISMLHKLDYIVLAEGVENKETLEHLARFGCDEVQGYYFSRPILPEAFITWMDEYASRTSE from the coding sequence ATGTTAAAACATTTGAACCACGATGAAAAAAAACGCATGCAGACTCTCGACGAATTACAGAAATCCGATATATCTCAAGATGATATTCTTCATAAACTCACGAAACTCGCCTGCGAACTGCTCGAAACCCCGACAGCGCTTGTGACGCTCACTGGCACTCATTCTCTACATATTAAAGCAAAAAACCATTTTCCTCTGGATGATATGGATAAAATCGGTTCTTTTGATCATTTCATCGTACAAACAGGACAACATTTCGTCTGCCCCGATGCCACTCAAGACAACCGCTTTAACGATAGTCCCTATGTAACCGGAAAGCCTTTTATCCGTTTCTATGCTGGCGTTCCACTTAAGACTAAAGAAGGCTATTCCATCGGTACGTTCTGCGTCATTGATTATGTTCCGCGCACGTTCAGTAAGATTCAACTGCGTTTACTGCATGACTTAGCCGCGATTGCCTTGGTTTTAATCGAATACCGTAACGCGATTGGGCTGATTGATGGCGTCACCCTATTACCCAACCGCCAGCGTCTGATTGACGACATTAGCCACATTACCGACATTCACGAACGCTACCTGCTTATCCTGATTGATACTATCGATATTTCTTACGCCTATGAAATGGGATGTGCGCTAGGTATGCCGACCGTAGAAGGCCTACTAAAAGATATCGGCACCTTCCTGCGTCTCAGTTTAAGTTCATCAGATAGCCTTTACTGTGCAGCCGTGGGCCGATTCGCTCTGCTAGTGAAGGCAGATAAAAAAGCACAGATTCTGGCAGAGCTCGATGCCTGCGCAGAGCGGATTCATGAAAGCATCGCCAGCCATATCCCGCTTAAACTGGAATTTTTCGTCGGGTACACTGAATTCCAGGTTCCGACCAGCGAACCGCAACGTATTTTGCGTGAATCCATGAGTGCCCTACGCGTCGCCATAACCAAAAACATTCGCCAGTTCGCTTATGAACCCGAGGCCGATAAAGCCCAACAAATCGCGTTTACCCTGCTCAATGAGTTAGCCGACGTGGTACAGAATAATAAGCCGGGTCTTTATTTGGTGTACCAGCCGAAGTTGAGTATTAAAACCAATACCGTTATTGGTGCCGAAGCGCTGATTCGCTGGCGTCATCCCGAACTGGGCGAAATTTACCCCGACCAGTTTATTCCGCTCGCGGAAGGAACGACATTGATGCGCCCATTAACTGACTGGGTTACCCGACAGGCAGCAAGCCAGGTGAAACAGTGGCGTCAAGAGGGAGTAAACTTCCCGGTATCAATAAATGTCTCTGCCAGAAATTTTTCTGAGAATGACTTCATCCCACGTCTTGTCGCCATTCTGGACAGCCACGGACTCACTCCTCAGGATATTGACATCGAGTGTGTCGAAACGCAGAAAATCATTGAAAGTGCGGAAACACTCGCCACCATCCAAACGCTGAAACAGATGGGGTTTACGATCGCTCTCGATGATTTTGGCACGGGGTATAGCAACTTAAGCTACCTGCGCAATATCCCCTCGACGGTGATAAAGTTAGATAAGTCACTGATTAAAGATATAAAAACTGACCGTAAAAGCCGCGTCATTGTGCAATCTATTATCAGCATGTTGCACAAACTGGATTATATCGTGCTGGCTGAAGGCGTGGAGAATAAGGAAACGCTCGAACACCTGGCTCGTTTTGGCTGTGATGAAGTACAAGGTTATTATTTTTCCCGACCGATCCTACCAGAAGCCTTCATTACCTGGATGGATGAGTACGCCTCACGCACGTCAGAATAG
- a CDS encoding trypsin-like serine peptidase: protein MRLSAWLLCSLSFIAPLSWAESVSTDAATQQKILFFNHDDRDIVPDTTVWPWQAIGQLETASGNLCTATLISPHLALTAGHCVVTPPAGEIDKPIALRFLATKNGWRYETTEIEALANKTLAKKLKADGEGWIVPPSAAPLDYALIRLKQTPPGIRPLPLWQGSRQALMQALRDSGQHVTQAGYPEDHQDTLYRHQDCLITGWVQAAVLAHQCDTLPGDSGSPLMLNSATGWVLMGIQSSAPDASERDRADNRAVSVTAIRQQLETLAKQR from the coding sequence ATGCGCCTATCAGCCTGGTTGCTATGTTCATTATCCTTCATTGCCCCATTAAGTTGGGCTGAATCAGTATCAACAGACGCCGCAACACAGCAAAAAATTTTATTTTTTAACCACGACGATCGGGATATCGTTCCCGACACGACAGTCTGGCCATGGCAAGCCATTGGGCAATTGGAAACCGCCAGTGGCAATCTCTGTACCGCTACGCTTATTTCCCCCCATTTGGCGCTGACAGCGGGGCATTGCGTGGTTACGCCTCCGGCCGGCGAAATAGATAAACCCATCGCGCTGCGCTTTCTCGCGACAAAAAATGGATGGCGTTATGAAACAACGGAAATTGAAGCGCTGGCGAATAAAACGCTCGCCAAAAAATTGAAAGCTGACGGCGAGGGATGGATCGTTCCGCCGTCAGCCGCACCGCTGGATTACGCCCTGATTCGGCTAAAGCAAACACCGCCAGGAATTCGCCCGCTTCCCCTATGGCAAGGTAGCCGTCAGGCATTAATGCAGGCATTGCGAGACAGCGGTCAGCACGTCACACAAGCGGGTTACCCAGAGGATCACCAGGACACACTTTATCGTCATCAGGATTGCTTAATCACCGGTTGGGTTCAAGCTGCCGTTCTGGCACATCAGTGCGATACGCTGCCTGGCGATAGCGGTTCCCCGCTCATGTTAAACTCAGCGACAGGTTGGGTGTTGATGGGAATCCAAAGCTCAGCCCCCGACGCCAGTGAACGCGATCGGGCCGATAATCGTGCGGTTTCCGTTACTGCCATTCGCCAACAGTTAGAAACGCTGGCAAAACAGCGCTAA
- the asr gene encoding acid resistance repetitive basic protein Asr has protein sequence MNKVLVMIAGAALGLSSVAFAADTVTSAPTQPSVAATTSAPAKAVHHKKQVKKAKPAAEQKAQAAKKQVKKAKSAPAQKAQAAKKHVKKAKPAPAQKAQAAKKHVKKAKSAPAQKAQAAKKHVKKAKTVKPADTTPAA, from the coding sequence ATGAATAAAGTATTAGTGATGATCGCAGGTGCAGCTCTGGGTCTGTCCTCTGTCGCATTTGCTGCGGATACCGTCACCAGCGCACCAACTCAACCTTCTGTGGCGGCCACCACCTCAGCTCCAGCTAAAGCAGTGCACCATAAAAAGCAGGTGAAGAAAGCGAAGCCAGCAGCTGAACAGAAAGCGCAAGCAGCCAAGAAACAGGTGAAGAAAGCAAAATCCGCTCCTGCACAGAAAGCGCAGGCGGCCAAGAAACATGTGAAAAAAGCGAAACCCGCTCCTGCACAGAAAGCACAAGCGGCTAAGAAACATGTGAAGAAAGCAAAATCCGCTCCTGCACAGAAAGCACAAGCGGCTAAGAAACACGTGAAGAAAGCGAAAACGGTAAAACCCGCTGATACCACGCCAGCGGCGTAA